The sequence GGCGGTGTAGGAGGACAAGAAAGACACAGCCTTAAACCGCGGCCCACAGGCGGTTCACTTAATATTGTTACAAAAAGACAGATATCGTAAAGTTTAGAAGAATGGACGATCAGGCAGCTACGAGAACGGTCTGTCCTAGCATAACTCGTTAAGGGAAAAAAAACTCGTTTAACCGACGCGTCGGGAGTCGCTTAATTTTAATACGAACCGATCAAAaccgtgtgtatgtatgtgcgaGGCACGGAGGGGGCGTGGTTTCGTTACGGTGAACTTTCCACGGACCATCGAGCGAAACGAATTtttccgtttttcttttttcgtaaACACGGACCAAGTCCAGTCGACCTCAGTCCACGTGGAAGCAGAATCGTTCGATCGCTAGACTGGATCGAGGCTCAACAAGTGTTCAAATACGctgtttatatatacatacgtgtCTCTTTCTCGATAAAAATGGATTTTCATTAAAGCAGACGAAGTAAAACCGAACGACAACCTCATCAATTTCCTTCTTTCCACTGTGAACGCCCACTGTCCACACCCACGCCTCGGCAACGCCCCAAGGGGCGTGtgtcttcgaataacgaatcGGTTCACTGGTTTGATCATTATTTTTCTCCCCTTTCGCATTGCGAACGACAAATAAATGACATACATCCCGTCTTCTTCGCTCACTTCCACCTTCGTACAATGAAACTGATCAAGAACGAGTCAAAGACGAATATATAATTCTTGTTGCGGTTGGTTTCGTGTTACAACGAAAtgtaaaacataaaaatatgaaaatcacTTGATACAACAAATTTGCGAGAAACAATATGTCGAATTGTCCAAGTTTTTACGTCTCTATGTACACGTAAGGAAGAGAACTGTTCGGGAATGAGCTGTGAGCAGGATCTAAGGTAAGACATTTGCTGTTCAATCATTTCAGATGTTGCGTTGCTGAATCGTGATTGAAACTCCACGAAAAATGGAACGATAGCGACACAGCAGTTCTGAACAATGTGGAGCGTACGCTCATATGATTGTTCTTGTCAATCGTCGTCCTCTTCGCAATAGTCCCACTCCTCCTCTGGGGAGTTTCGTCTGATTGGACGCGACACCAGGATGTCATCGGGGTCCGTCTGATTTGGACCGAAGCCCATCCAATTAGCTACAAGCCCTGTCAAACGAGTCACGCAGTTACCACGATTAGACAAATTAATTGGTCAGAAGTGTACAAACGGTATCTAGTGGTGAAACATTCAGGACCTTTAAttttactaaggaaatcctCGCCCTTCTCTTTGGGACAATCGCAATCCTCTCCCTCCTCCGATTTCTGTTTCACATTTTGATAGACCGTGTACCCTATGTCCATCGCGTGATTCACTATGAACTGAGCGGTACAAAGGACCATGACGATTAACATTGGCAGGCACAGGGTGGTTTCCACGTTGTCCAGAATCAGGTCCAACCATTCTGGTAGCAAACTGCAACCACTCATTTTTGCTCGTTCGACCTAATCGCCGGTGATTTAAACTATTCTTTTCGAAAGTGATGATTGGTCGCTACGTTTTGACACGGTTTGTTCGTTCGAAATCGTTTACAAAATGTACCATGCTCTTGTCAATTTTGTCGCAGGGAGAAAACATTGCCGAAACACAATTTGAAGTACGTCCCGCAGCTCCGGAAACATCAAAAGCTGAATGTTCAAATTGCTCGTGATATCGACTGTCGATTCCAGTTAAATGATCGTCGATATTAAATCTTTGACGATGTATGTTCTTATCCTTAGTTATTATGTTTTTTAATAGATTGTTCAAGAGCAATCATCACCTCCGGCAATATAATCTACTCGAATCTAGTACGATTCTCGAAAACTCGAaagtacaattatttaaaaacttCCGGGGTAGATACAGCGTACAGGTTCGTCTTTTTAAAATGATAAAAGGTTGCTCGTCTCGCGATCGATGCAAACAAtctttatgttgcataaagatctgcagtccagTGGTTGGTGTCGTTCCACGATCGAAAGTTATTTGTATTAATAAACTAGGTAGTTCGAGACATGTTGTTCACACTAACGTATCGCTCTTGACCCC is a genomic window of Lasioglossum baleicum chromosome 14, iyLasBale1, whole genome shotgun sequence containing:
- the LOC143215701 gene encoding uncharacterized protein LOC143215701, which codes for MSGCSLLPEWLDLILDNVETTLCLPMLIVMVLCTAQFIVNHAMDIGYTVYQNVKQKSEEGEDCDCPKEKGEDFLSKIKGLVANWMGFGPNQTDPDDILVSRPIRRNSPEEEWDYCEEDDD